The following proteins are co-located in the Sebastes umbrosus isolate fSebUmb1 chromosome 24, fSebUmb1.pri, whole genome shotgun sequence genome:
- the stk24b gene encoding serine/threonine-protein kinase 24 produces MAHSPVQGHLPGMQNTKADPEELFTKLERIGKGSFGEVFKGIDNRTQKVVAIKTIDLEEAEDEIEDIQQEITVLSQCDSPFVTKYYGSYLKDTKLWIIMEYLGGGSALDLMEPGALDETQIATILREILKGLEYLHSEKKIHRDIKAANVLLSEQGEVKLADFGVAGQLTDTQIKRNTFVGTPFWMAPEVIKQSAYDSKADIWSLGITAIELTKGEPPHSELHPMKVLFLIPKNNPPTLEGNYSKPLKEFIEACLNKEPSFRPTAKELLKHKLIVRHAKKTSYLTELVDKYKRWKAEQSRTTESSSDESDSEQDGQASGGNDFGSDDWIFTIREKDPKKLQNGEGQSGATDQTKDIPKRPYSQSLSTVITPALAELKARQEQVNGNPMVLDELREAIMMAEESYPGISDSLVAHMVHRLQSFSTSRTSSSSP; encoded by the exons ATGGCTCATTCTCCTGTCCAGGGTCACCTGCCGGGGATGCAG AACACCAAAGCCGACCCGGAGGAGCTGTTCACCAAGCTGGAGCGCATTGGCAAGGGCTCGTTCGGCGAGGTGTTCAAAGGCATCGACAATCGCACCCAGAAAGTGGTGGCCATCAAGACCATCGACctggaggaggcggaggacgAGATCGAAGACATCCAGCAGGAGATCACGGTGCTGAGCCAGTGCGACAGCCCCTTTGTCACCAAGTATTACGGCTCGTACCTGAAG GACACAAAGCTATGGATCATTATGGAGTATTTAGGTGGAGGCTCAGCGTTAGATTTG ATGGAGCCGGGAGCTCTGGACGAGACCCAGATCGCCACGATCCTCAGAGAGATCCTCAAGGGCCTGGAGTACCTGCACTCTGAGAAGAAGATCCACCGGGACATCAAAG CCGCCAACGTGCTGCTGTCCGAGCAAGGCGAGGTGAAGCTGGCAGATTTCGGCGTGGCGGGGCAGCTCACCGACACCCAGATCAAACGCAACACCTTCGTTGGCACGCCCTTCTGGATGGCCCCCGAGGTCATCAAACAGTCGGCTTATGACTCCAAG GCTGATATCTGGTCTCTGGGCATCACCGCCATCGAGCTGACAAAAGGCGAGCCGCCCCACTCGGAGCTCCACCCCATGAAGGTTCTATTCCTCATCCCAAAGAACAACCCGCCCACGCTGGAGGGCAACTACAGCAAACCGCTCAAGGAGTTTATCGAGGCCTGTCTCAACAAAGAGCCCAGTTTT AGGCCGACCGCCAAAGAGCTGCTGAAGCATAAGCTGATCGTCCGCCACGCGAAAAAGACGTCCTACCTGACGGAGCTGGTGGACAAGTACAAGAGGTGGAAGGCGGAGCAGTCCAGAACTACGGAGTCCAGTTCGGATGAGTCTGACTC agagcaggacGGCCAGGCGTCGGGCGGGAACGACTTTGGCAGCGACGACTGGATCTTCACCATCCGAGAGAAGGACCCCAAGAAGCTGCAGAACGGGGAGGGACAGTCGGGGGCGACAGACCAG ACAAAAGACATTCCAAAGAGGCCTTATTCACAGAGCCTGTCCACAGTCATCACTCCTGCACTAGCTGAG CTGAAGGCGAGACAGGAGCAGGTGAACGGGAACCCCATGGTCCTGGATGAGCTGAGGGAGGCCATTATGATGGCGGAGGAGTCCTACCCCGGCATCTCCGATTCCCTGGTGGCCCACATGGTCCACCGGCTCCAGAG TTTCTCCACAAGCAGgacgtcctcctcctccccctag